Proteins found in one Deinococcus sp. YIM 134068 genomic segment:
- a CDS encoding HepT-like ribonuclease domain-containing protein, translated as MTPPPTPLFPDLRLPTVAGVLRENEPLWRAVGVERVRVFGSVARGEAGAASDVDLLVDFAPGRAVGLLDLMRARAVFEELVGRRVDVMTEGALKAPLRGEILADAVDVLAVPAPLPILHRAKRWRWRVFDLLDAVDRITAYTRDHTLTTFLADERTRDAVLRNLARLGETTKFLPQSVQDRHPEVPWVLLRDIRNLVSHDYFGIDPALVWHTARVDLPALRPALQALADGQEE; from the coding sequence ATGACGCCCCCTCCCACGCCCCTCTTCCCCGACCTGCGCCTGCCCACCGTCGCCGGGGTGCTGCGGGAGAATGAACCGCTGTGGCGGGCCGTCGGAGTCGAGCGCGTGCGGGTCTTCGGCTCGGTGGCGCGCGGCGAGGCGGGGGCGGCGTCCGATGTGGACCTGCTCGTGGACTTCGCGCCGGGACGGGCAGTCGGCCTCCTTGACCTGATGCGTGCCCGTGCCGTCTTTGAGGAGCTGGTGGGCCGCCGGGTGGACGTGATGACGGAGGGTGCCCTCAAAGCTCCTCTGCGTGGCGAGATTCTGGCCGACGCGGTGGACGTGCTCGCCGTGCCCGCGCCACTTCCCATTCTCCACCGGGCCAAACGCTGGCGCTGGCGGGTCTTCGACCTGCTGGACGCCGTGGACCGCATCACCGCCTACACGCGGGACCATACCCTGACCACCTTCCTCGCCGACGAGCGCACGCGGGACGCCGTGCTCCGCAACCTCGCGCGGCTGGGCGAGACGACGAAGTTCCTGCCCCAGTCCGTGCAGGACCGTCATCCCGAGGTGCCGTGGGTGCTGCTCCGTGATATCCGCAACCTCGTCTCGCACGATTACTTCGGCATCGACCCGGCCCTCGTGTGGCACACGGCGCGGGTGGACCTCCCGGCCCTGCGCCCCGCGCTTCAGGCCCTCGCGGACGGGCAGGAGGAGTAG
- a CDS encoding 4'-phosphopantetheinyl transferase superfamily protein, with protein sequence MIVAIGHDLIEIERIRGMLAREGRRAEKLFAPAELAYCARLADPAPSLAARFAAKEAFQKVWPRPHGWRDVWVERERTPDGPFPFAPPILGFAPEIAAELEARGWVAHLTLTHTKEHASAVVVLEAQREGKG encoded by the coding sequence ATGATCGTCGCCATCGGACATGACCTGATCGAGATCGAGCGCATTCGCGGGATGCTGGCGCGGGAGGGGCGGCGGGCGGAGAAGCTGTTCGCCCCCGCCGAACTCGCCTACTGCGCGCGGCTGGCCGACCCTGCCCCCAGCCTCGCGGCCCGGTTCGCGGCGAAGGAGGCGTTTCAGAAGGTGTGGCCGCGCCCCCACGGCTGGCGGGACGTGTGGGTGGAGCGCGAGCGGACGCCGGACGGACCGTTCCCCTTCGCGCCGCCTATCCTCGGTTTCGCGCCCGAGATCGCGGCGGAACTGGAGGCGCGCGGCTGGGTCGCCCACCTCACCCTGACCCACACGAAGGAGCACGCCTCGGCGGTCGTGGTGCTGGAGGCGCAGCGAGAGGGTAAGGGGTGA
- a CDS encoding HAD family hydrolase: MRLIATDLDGTLLRPDLSVSARTRAALDTARSAGIHIVPVTARQPRGLRLIAEAAGFTEYALCGNGAYGIHLGTGELLFESHVSVAAQRALAEALAVRVPGVLFVSVREGGEVFVAQEGYAAITHFQDHKREPEGLGLHTLDDVLAAPSLKFIVRHATLTPRELLAELRALNLGGFAVTHSGAPFLEVLAEGVSKAWGLALLCERLGMRREEVLAFGDAPNDAEMLAWAGRGVAMGNAEPEAMEAADEVTLTNDEDGVAHVIERLMAQTSPR; this comes from the coding sequence ATCCGCCTCATCGCCACCGACCTCGACGGCACCCTCCTGCGGCCCGACCTCAGCGTGAGTGCGAGGACGCGGGCGGCGCTCGACACGGCGAGGTCGGCAGGCATCCACATCGTTCCCGTCACCGCCCGGCAACCACGGGGCCTGCGCCTCATCGCGGAGGCGGCGGGCTTCACCGAGTACGCCCTGTGTGGGAACGGCGCTTACGGCATCCACCTGGGCACAGGCGAGCTGCTGTTCGAGTCCCACGTCAGCGTGGCGGCACAGCGGGCGCTCGCGGAGGCGCTAGCCGTCCGGGTGCCCGGCGTCCTCTTCGTCAGCGTGCGGGAGGGCGGTGAGGTCTTCGTGGCGCAGGAGGGGTACGCGGCCATCACCCACTTTCAGGACCACAAGCGGGAGCCGGAGGGGCTGGGCCTGCACACGCTGGACGACGTGCTCGCCGCCCCCAGCCTCAAATTCATCGTGCGGCACGCGACGTTGACCCCGCGTGAACTGCTCGCCGAGTTGCGCGCCCTGAACCTCGGCGGCTTCGCGGTGACGCATTCCGGTGCCCCCTTTCTGGAGGTGCTGGCCGAGGGCGTGAGCAAGGCATGGGGTCTCGCCCTGCTGTGCGAGCGGCTGGGGATGCGGCGGGAGGAGGTCCTCGCCTTCGGGGACGCCCCCAACGACGCCGAGATGCTGGCGTGGGCCGGGCGCGGCGTGGCGATGGGCAATGCGGAGCCGGAGGCGATGGAGGCGGCGGACGAGGTGACGCTCACCAACGACGAGGACGGCGTGGCCCACGTGATCGAACGGTTAATGGCCCAAACGTCGCCCCGCTGA
- a CDS encoding MFS transporter, translated as MPRVISDLGGFHLYAWAFTAYSLATTITIPIVGTVSDRYGRRPLLLAGIAVFALGSVLLGLAQNMGQLIALRALQGIGGGTLMAMSFTAIADLFTPAERGRYQGYTGAVWGVSSVVGPLVGGFLTDHLGWRSVFFVNLPFAVLALFFIWRFFRLPAPGARGHFDGLGALLLGGAVTTLTLALSWGGGTYAWDSARILGLLGATLALGAWYVWHSRAQERPILNLRLLRDPAIALASLAGFLTSAGMYAAVLYLPLYMQGVKASSASGSGLALAPLRLPPRVAAVSPSRR; from the coding sequence ATGCCGCGCGTGATCTCCGATCTGGGCGGCTTCCACCTGTACGCGTGGGCCTTCACCGCGTATTCGCTCGCCACCACGATCACCATTCCCATCGTCGGCACCGTGAGCGACCGCTACGGGCGGCGTCCGCTGCTGCTGGCGGGCATCGCCGTCTTCGCGCTGGGAAGCGTGCTGCTGGGCCTCGCGCAGAACATGGGGCAGCTCATCGCGCTGCGTGCCCTGCAAGGCATCGGCGGCGGCACCCTGATGGCGATGAGCTTCACGGCCATCGCGGACCTGTTCACCCCCGCCGAGCGCGGACGGTATCAGGGCTACACGGGCGCGGTCTGGGGCGTGAGCAGCGTGGTGGGGCCGCTCGTGGGCGGCTTCCTCACCGATCACCTGGGCTGGCGGAGCGTGTTCTTCGTGAACCTGCCCTTCGCGGTGCTCGCGCTGTTCTTCATCTGGCGTTTCTTCCGGCTGCCCGCGCCTGGCGCGAGGGGGCACTTCGACGGGCTGGGGGCGCTCCTCCTCGGCGGGGCCGTGACCACCCTGACGCTCGCGCTCTCGTGGGGCGGGGGGACCTACGCGTGGGACAGCGCCCGCATCCTCGGCCTGCTGGGGGCGACGCTGGCGCTCGGCGCGTGGTACGTGTGGCACAGCCGCGCGCAGGAACGGCCCATCCTCAACCTGCGCCTGCTGCGCGACCCGGCCATCGCCCTCGCCTCGCTGGCGGGCTTCCTCACGAGCGCGGGGATGTACGCCGCCGTGCTGTACCTGCCGCTGTATATGCAGGGCGTGAAGGCTTCCTCCGCGAGTGGCAGCGGTCTCGCCCTCGCGCCGCTAAGGCTTCCTCCGCGAGTGGCAGCGGTCTCGCCCTCGCGCCGCTGA
- a CDS encoding MarR family winged helix-turn-helix transcriptional regulator, translating into MTDSPHSQDELYDLVRLTLRLSRRFLHVLDEPLEQALGLNTKELLVLAAIMDGAETPGAVAERQRLPAPTVTRLVTKLAGLGLVERVVDPGDLRRQRLRLTERGEATRARTRSSAQDIVSARFGDLPAAEVHAALAGLRAVEARLGMAPAREEVLS; encoded by the coding sequence ATGACCGATTCTCCTCACTCCCAAGACGAGCTGTACGACCTCGTGCGGCTGACGTTGCGGCTCTCGCGGCGCTTCCTTCACGTGCTGGACGAGCCGCTGGAACAGGCGCTGGGCCTGAACACCAAAGAACTTCTCGTGCTGGCGGCGATCATGGACGGGGCGGAGACGCCGGGTGCCGTGGCGGAGCGCCAGCGTCTGCCCGCGCCGACGGTGACGCGCCTCGTGACGAAGCTGGCGGGGCTGGGATTGGTGGAGCGGGTGGTGGACCCCGGCGACCTGCGGCGGCAACGGCTGCGGCTGACCGAGCGGGGCGAGGCGACCCGCGCCCGCACCCGCTCAAGCGCACAGGACATCGTGAGCGCCCGCTTCGGCGACCTGCCCGCCGCAGAGGTTCACGCCGCGCTCGCAGGGCTGCGGGCGGTGGAGGCCCGCCTCGGCATGGCCCCGGCCCGCGAGGAGGTGCTGTCGTGA
- a CDS encoding NUDIX domain-containing protein: MTYLIVWLVLRDASGRVLLGRRSGTTVADGLWNLPGGAVEQGEGLAEAVVRETWEEVGVVVLPSGLRPLGVSRYDVQGLHGPVQGVDFLFLADTWEGVPAPLEKTSEVGWFAPNALPMDCLPWLPGVLAAHLTRGAWLSEQLDGVEGVRVFPAR, encoded by the coding sequence GTGACCTACCTCATCGTGTGGCTGGTGCTGCGGGACGCCTCCGGGCGCGTGCTGCTGGGGCGGCGTTCGGGAACGACCGTCGCGGATGGGCTGTGGAATCTGCCGGGCGGTGCGGTCGAACAGGGCGAGGGACTGGCCGAGGCGGTCGTCCGCGAAACGTGGGAGGAGGTCGGCGTGGTCGTCCTCCCCTCCGGCCTGCGGCCCCTCGGGGTCAGCCGTTACGACGTGCAGGGTCTCCACGGTCCGGTACAGGGGGTGGACTTCCTCTTCCTTGCCGACACGTGGGAGGGCGTGCCCGCGCCGCTGGAGAAGACCTCGGAGGTTGGCTGGTTCGCCCCGAATGCACTGCCAATGGACTGCCTGCCCTGGCTGCCGGGCGTCCTCGCCGCCCACCTGACGCGGGGCGCGTGGCTCTCCGAGCAGCTCGATGGGGTGGAGGGCGTGCGCGTGTTCCCGGCAAGGTAA
- a CDS encoding thiamine ABC transporter substrate-binding protein, which translates to MRRLILLTALALGTHATAQTTLTVITHDSFDVDKQLVAGFEKANEARVRFVRGGDAGELLNRLILTRRAPVADVVYGLDNSLLARARQAGILEAYRSPALARVPAAYRLDEKGLLNTVNYGFVALNYDRAALARTGLPLPKTLDDLKKPEYARLTVVSSPATSSPGLAFLLATVNHYGEAGAWTWWREARLSGLKVTRGWSDAYNKEFSKNGGRFPIVLSYASSPAAEVYYADGYDPARLPAQSPTANLLLPGSTFLQLEGVGVLKGAKRPALARKFVDFMLSGGVQSDFPTRMWVYPAVTGTKLDPVFGFAQRPDVAQVKASVTANPQRLVDAWVTNVLRAR; encoded by the coding sequence ATGCGGAGACTGATCCTGTTGACGGCGCTCGCCCTGGGCACCCACGCCACCGCCCAGACCACATTGACCGTCATCACCCACGATTCCTTCGACGTGGACAAGCAACTGGTGGCGGGCTTCGAGAAGGCAAATGAGGCTCGCGTCCGCTTCGTGCGGGGTGGGGACGCCGGGGAACTTCTCAACCGTCTCATCCTCACCCGACGCGCCCCCGTCGCCGACGTGGTGTACGGGCTGGACAACTCGCTGCTGGCCCGTGCGAGGCAGGCCGGGATTCTGGAGGCGTACCGGTCCCCCGCCCTCGCCCGCGTGCCCGCCGCCTACCGCCTGGACGAGAAGGGGCTGTTGAACACCGTGAATTACGGCTTCGTGGCGCTGAATTATGACCGCGCCGCCCTTGCCAGGACGGGCCTGCCGCTGCCCAAGACATTGGACGACCTGAAAAAGCCCGAGTACGCCCGCCTGACCGTCGTCTCCTCCCCGGCGACGAGCAGCCCCGGCCTCGCCTTCCTGCTCGCCACCGTGAACCACTACGGCGAGGCGGGCGCGTGGACGTGGTGGCGTGAGGCGCGATTGAGCGGCCTCAAGGTCACGCGCGGCTGGTCGGACGCCTACAACAAGGAGTTCAGCAAGAACGGGGGCCGCTTCCCCATCGTGCTGAGCTACGCGAGCAGCCCCGCCGCCGAGGTCTACTACGCCGACGGCTACGACCCGGCGAGGCTCCCCGCCCAGTCTCCCACCGCCAACCTCCTCCTGCCCGGCAGCACCTTCCTCCAACTGGAGGGCGTGGGCGTGCTCAAGGGCGCGAAGCGACCCGCCCTGGCACGCAAGTTCGTGGACTTCATGCTCTCGGGCGGCGTGCAATCGGACTTCCCCACGCGCATGTGGGTCTATCCCGCCGTGACGGGAACGAAACTCGACCCGGTGTTCGGGTTCGCCCAGCGGCCCGACGTGGCGCAGGTGAAGGCGAGCGTGACCGCCAATCCGCAACGGCTGGTGGACGCCTGGGTGACGAATGTTTTGCGGGCGCGGTGA
- a CDS encoding ABC transporter permease, which translates to MTPFPWLLALPPLLFLLFFLALPLTRTLLEGGVNLAIWQDPYFTGRLTWTLAQATLTALIALIVGAPLAYLLSRYSVPGKRLLLRLLLLPFVTPTLVAVLGITALLGPRGWLTALLGVDLEGTPALLILGNLFFNLPVMVRLAYGGFSRVPPALTGAARTLGASGLRAAWTVALPLALPGLAAGFILVFLYSALSFGLPLALGGEQYATLEVEIYTLTAYQLRLSEASALIAGQLALTLTATWAYVRLSRGGMGVPAHGLPTPRGRVAALLWALVAVVVLVCFGPLVAVAARGVLGSEGPTLSYWRGVLADPDTPLLIGNTVRFGLLALLGATLLGGLHALAAWLARSRALDLLSLLPLMVSPVSLAVGYLLAYPALSATLPLLIAAYTLLGFPLVTRSVLPALRALPPRLLEAARTLGAGRRAAHRTVTFPLTLPALRGGVALALATVLGEFGATLVLTRPEWATLSTGLYERLGRPGERNLGEACALATILLLLAALSFTLLDGGEGEVT; encoded by the coding sequence ATGACCCCCTTCCCCTGGCTCCTCGCCCTCCCGCCCCTCCTCTTCCTCCTCTTCTTCCTGGCTCTGCCCCTGACCCGAACGCTTCTAGAAGGCGGTGTCAACCTTGCCATCTGGCAGGACCCCTACTTCACTGGCCGCCTGACGTGGACGCTCGCGCAGGCCACCCTCACCGCCCTGATCGCCCTGATCGTCGGCGCTCCCCTCGCCTACCTCCTGTCCCGCTACAGCGTGCCCGGCAAACGCCTCCTCCTGCGCCTGCTGCTGCTGCCCTTCGTGACGCCGACGCTGGTGGCGGTGCTGGGCATCACGGCCCTGCTGGGACCGCGCGGTTGGCTGACGGCTCTGCTGGGGGTGGACCTGGAGGGAACGCCCGCGCTCCTGATCCTGGGCAACCTGTTCTTCAACCTGCCCGTGATGGTGCGCCTTGCCTATGGGGGCTTCTCGCGCGTGCCACCCGCTCTGACGGGTGCGGCGCGGACACTCGGCGCGTCGGGCCTGCGGGCGGCGTGGACGGTGGCCCTACCGCTCGCGCTGCCAGGGCTGGCTGCTGGCTTCATCCTCGTCTTCCTGTACTCGGCTCTGAGCTTCGGGCTGCCGCTGGCGCTCGGGGGCGAGCAGTACGCGACGCTGGAGGTGGAAATCTACACCCTGACCGCCTATCAACTCCGGCTGTCCGAGGCGAGCGCCCTCATCGCCGGGCAACTCGCGCTGACGCTGACGGCGACGTGGGCCTACGTGCGCCTGTCACGCGGCGGGATGGGCGTGCCTGCCCACGGATTGCCGACCCCACGGGGAAGGGTGGCCGCGCTGCTGTGGGCACTCGTGGCGGTCGTGGTCCTCGTGTGCTTCGGCCCGCTGGTGGCAGTGGCGGCGCGGGGTGTGCTGGGATCGGAGGGACCGACTCTGAGCTACTGGCGCGGCGTGCTGGCCGATCCAGATACACCGCTGCTCATCGGGAACACGGTGCGCTTCGGTCTGCTCGCCCTCCTCGGCGCGACGCTCCTCGGCGGATTACACGCGCTGGCGGCATGGCTGGCCCGCTCGCGTGCGCTCGACCTGCTTTCGCTGCTGCCGCTGATGGTCTCGCCCGTCAGCCTTGCGGTGGGTTATCTCCTCGCGTACCCGGCGCTGTCGGCGACCCTCCCCCTGCTGATCGCGGCGTACACGCTGCTGGGTTTTCCCCTCGTGACGCGCAGCGTGCTTCCAGCCCTGCGTGCCCTGCCGCCACGTCTGCTGGAGGCGGCGCGGACGCTCGGCGCGGGCAGGCGGGCGGCCCACCGGACGGTCACTTTCCCCCTCACCCTCCCGGCGCTACGGGGCGGCGTGGCGCTGGCCCTCGCCACGGTGCTGGGCGAGTTCGGCGCGACGCTGGTGCTGACCCGGCCCGAGTGGGCGACCCTCAGTACGGGGCTGTACGAGCGGCTGGGCCGTCCCGGCGAGCGCAATCTGGGGGAGGCGTGCGCGCTGGCGACCATCCTCCTCCTGCTCGCCGCGCTGAGCTTCACGCTGCTCGACGGCGGGGAGGGGGAGGTGACATGA
- a CDS encoding AbrB/MazE/SpoVT family DNA-binding domain-containing protein — MRVKLNKHGNSLGFVVPASVVREGGLEAGQEYELEVTEGGALHLMPTHRPVWRPDLSIDDLLAGLPEEPLKYEDVPEYVPVGRELDW, encoded by the coding sequence GTGCGCGTGAAATTGAACAAACATGGCAACAGCCTGGGGTTTGTGGTGCCCGCCAGCGTCGTTCGGGAGGGAGGGTTGGAGGCCGGGCAGGAGTATGAGTTGGAGGTGACGGAGGGCGGCGCATTGCACCTGATGCCTACCCACCGCCCCGTCTGGCGTCCTGACCTGAGCATCGACGACCTGCTGGCCGGGCTACCGGAGGAGCCGCTGAAGTACGAGGATGTTCCCGAGTACGTCCCGGTGGGCCGAGAGCTGGACTGGTGA
- a CDS encoding type II toxin-antitoxin system PemK/MazF family toxin — MSTPERGQLIWATFDPSLGHEQGGRRPALVVSNTRYNARTGLMICMPITSQAKGYTTEIALPQTLGTRGVVLASHIYTMDWRARDVQMIEAVPPEVLAAALQRLAVILLQ, encoded by the coding sequence GTGAGTACGCCGGAAAGGGGGCAGCTCATCTGGGCCACCTTCGACCCCAGCCTGGGTCACGAGCAGGGAGGACGCCGCCCGGCCCTGGTGGTGAGCAACACTCGGTACAACGCGCGGACGGGTCTGATGATTTGTATGCCGATCACCTCCCAGGCAAAGGGGTATACGACTGAGATCGCGCTCCCACAGACCCTGGGAACACGTGGAGTGGTGCTGGCGTCGCACATCTACACCATGGACTGGCGGGCACGGGATGTTCAGATGATCGAGGCCGTTCCGCCGGAGGTTCTGGCCGCAGCCCTGCAACGTCTGGCCGTCATTCTCCTGCAATGA
- a CDS encoding ABC transporter ATP-binding protein: MSQAALSLHRLSKRFGPTVAAQGVSLTVGVGETVALLGPSGCGKSTVLRCVAGLERPDAGRVEVGGRDVTALPPELRHVGLVFQDYALFPHFNVLGNVAYGPHIRGAGRGQAEERAREALALVGLEALEGRRTTELSGGQAQRVALARAVATGSPLLLLDEPLSNLDEPLRARLRGELRALFARLRAGVLLVTHDRREALALADRVAVMRAGRLVQFGAAAEVFARPATAWVAAFLGHPNVLARGDGTARLVPETAVALGEGDLLPVTARRATATGAEVTVAHSLGPLTLNLSAREAAEVEDDGLRLWLDESRVLTLPDDREAPA, from the coding sequence ATGAGTCAGGCTGCTCTCAGTCTCCACCGTCTTTCCAAACGCTTCGGCCCGACCGTCGCGGCGCAGGGCGTGTCCCTCACCGTCGGCGTGGGCGAGACGGTCGCCCTGCTGGGGCCGAGCGGCTGCGGCAAGAGCACGGTGCTGCGCTGCGTGGCCGGGCTGGAGCGCCCCGATGCGGGCCGGGTGGAGGTCGGCGGGCGGGACGTGACGGCGCTGCCGCCCGAGCTGCGGCACGTCGGCCTCGTGTTTCAGGACTACGCGCTCTTCCCGCACTTCAACGTCCTCGGGAACGTCGCCTATGGCCCCCACATTCGCGGCGCGGGCCGGGGGCAGGCCGAGGAGAGGGCGCGGGAGGCGCTGGCCCTCGTCGGGCTGGAGGCGCTGGAGGGGCGGCGGACCACCGAACTCTCGGGCGGGCAGGCGCAACGGGTGGCCCTCGCGCGGGCGGTGGCGACGGGTTCGCCCCTGCTGTTGCTGGACGAGCCGCTGAGCAACCTTGACGAGCCGCTCCGCGCCCGATTGCGGGGCGAGTTGCGCGCCCTCTTCGCCCGGCTGCGCGCTGGAGTCCTCCTCGTCACCCACGACCGCCGGGAGGCGCTGGCGCTCGCCGACCGGGTGGCGGTCATGCGGGCGGGGCGGCTCGTGCAGTTCGGTGCGGCGGCGGAAGTTTTCGCCCGGCCCGCGACCGCATGGGTGGCCGCCTTTCTGGGACACCCGAACGTCCTCGCGCGTGGGGACGGCACCGCCCGGCTCGTCCCGGAGACCGCCGTGGCCCTGGGGGAAGGCGACCTCCTCCCCGTCACGGCGCGGCGGGCGACGGCCACGGGCGCGGAGGTCACGGTGGCGCACTCGCTGGGGCCACTCACCCTGAATCTCAGCGCGCGGGAGGCGGCGGAGGTGGAGGACGATGGGCTGCGGCTCTGGCTGGACGAGTCGCGGGTCCTCACCCTCCCCGACGACCGGGAAGCCCCGGCTTGA
- a CDS encoding thiamine diphosphokinase: protein MIAWILVGGRLVPTDALHALPHPDLVIAADGGARHADALGVTVDAWVGDFDSSDGLMLDAPREVHPAAKDETDAELAVRVARERGATDLVFLGAFGGRFDHTAALVLGGVRLAREGLKVLLHSGDESGHPLLPGADVRLSLPPGTTLSVLALSDLHGLTLDGVRWPLRGADVSLGSGWTVSNEAAGGEVTARLEGGLALVTVLWPE, encoded by the coding sequence TTGATCGCGTGGATTCTGGTGGGGGGTCGGCTCGTTCCGACGGACGCGCTGCACGCCCTTCCCCACCCCGACCTCGTGATCGCGGCGGACGGCGGCGCGCGGCACGCTGACGCTCTCGGCGTGACGGTAGACGCCTGGGTGGGCGACTTCGACTCCTCGGACGGCTTGATGTTGGATGCGCCGCGCGAGGTCCACCCCGCTGCGAAGGACGAGACGGACGCGGAACTCGCCGTCCGGGTCGCTCGTGAACGGGGGGCGACCGACCTCGTGTTCCTGGGAGCTTTCGGCGGGCGCTTCGACCACACGGCGGCCCTCGTCCTCGGAGGCGTGCGGCTGGCGCGGGAAGGCTTAAAAGTCCTGCTCCACAGCGGCGACGAGAGCGGGCACCCCCTCCTGCCCGGCGCGGACGTGCGCCTGAGCCTCCCACCCGGAACCACCCTGAGCGTCCTCGCCCTGAGCGACTTGCACGGCCTCACGCTGGACGGCGTGCGCTGGCCCCTGCGCGGCGCGGACGTGTCCCTCGGCAGCGGGTGGACGGTGAGCAATGAGGCGGCGGGTGGGGAGGTTACGGCGCGGCTGGAAGGCGGTCTCGCCCTCGTGACCGTGCTCTGGCCCGAATGA
- a CDS encoding alpha/beta hydrolase gives MPVHLFRPLTALTCTLALAGCGLTDAPTETRAQDSRTFTVTAPTTTAIEGATLYSGSYAGIQGPAGYLIEVPDNWNGTLVMYTHGYRGTGAELTVDPPSIRQSLISQGYAWAASSYSANYYDVRAGVEDTNALALAFGTLTGGKYQTPGKYLIMGFSMGGHIAGAAVEKETLASARSRVNYAAALPMCGVMDEEYEFKWLGDYTTAAAQLAGYGARTFPQSDYQTLLPDIKAALFDSTSGTLWQENAVQGAKLREIARNLTGGDRPVFDLGFRVGGLQNAVFGTGGSDGTINGILNKNLYGNVGTVYRWTTGDITPAETAFNASILRVTADANANRARPGGLRWLPRVNGEFSVPVLTLHTLGDFYVPFAHQQKYRQAAQAAGNGDRLVQRAIRAPGHCDFVGAEIVEAFNDLVKWEATGVKPAGDDVLTPTTVANTNYGCTYTRSTRQGVAACATGQ, from the coding sequence ATGCCCGTTCACCTCTTCCGCCCGTTGACTGCCCTCACCTGTACGCTCGCGCTGGCGGGGTGCGGACTGACCGATGCCCCTACCGAGACGCGCGCCCAGGACAGCCGCACCTTCACCGTCACGGCACCGACGACGACCGCCATAGAGGGGGCGACCCTCTACAGCGGGAGCTACGCGGGCATTCAGGGTCCGGCGGGCTACCTGATCGAGGTGCCCGACAACTGGAACGGCACGCTCGTCATGTACACCCACGGCTACCGGGGCACGGGCGCGGAGCTGACGGTCGATCCACCCTCCATCCGGCAGTCCCTGATCTCGCAGGGCTACGCGTGGGCGGCGAGCAGCTATTCGGCCAACTACTACGACGTGCGGGCCGGGGTGGAGGACACCAACGCGCTGGCGCTCGCCTTTGGCACGCTGACGGGCGGCAAGTACCAGACGCCGGGCAAATACCTCATCATGGGCTTCTCGATGGGCGGGCACATCGCCGGGGCCGCCGTGGAAAAGGAGACGCTGGCGAGCGCCCGGAGCCGGGTCAACTACGCCGCCGCCCTCCCCATGTGCGGCGTGATGGACGAGGAGTACGAGTTCAAATGGCTCGGCGACTACACCACCGCTGCCGCGCAACTCGCCGGGTATGGTGCCCGGACCTTCCCGCAGAGCGACTACCAGACATTGCTGCCCGACATCAAGGCGGCACTCTTTGACAGCACGTCGGGCACGCTCTGGCAGGAGAACGCCGTACAGGGCGCGAAGCTCCGCGAAATTGCCCGCAACCTCACGGGCGGCGACCGTCCCGTTTTCGACCTCGGCTTCCGCGTCGGCGGCTTGCAGAACGCCGTCTTCGGCACAGGTGGCTCGGACGGCACGATCAACGGCATCCTGAACAAGAATCTCTACGGCAACGTGGGCACGGTCTACCGCTGGACGACGGGCGACATCACCCCCGCCGAGACGGCCTTCAACGCGAGCATCCTGCGCGTGACCGCCGACGCGAACGCGAACCGCGCCCGTCCGGGCGGCCTGCGCTGGCTGCCGCGCGTGAACGGGGAGTTCAGCGTGCCCGTGCTGACGCTGCACACCCTCGGGGACTTCTACGTGCCCTTCGCCCACCAGCAGAAGTACCGCCAGGCGGCGCAGGCGGCGGGCAACGGCGACCGCCTCGTCCAGCGGGCCATTCGCGCGCCCGGCCACTGCGACTTCGTGGGGGCGGAGATCGTGGAGGCGTTCAACGACCTCGTGAAATGGGAGGCGACGGGCGTTAAACCTGCCGGGGACGATGTGCTCACGCCCACCACGGTCGCAAATACGAACTACGGCTGCACCTACACGCGGAGCACGCGCCAGGGTGTCGCGGCCTGCGCGACTGGGCAGTAG